The following are encoded in a window of Deltaproteobacteria bacterium genomic DNA:
- a CDS encoding PAS domain S-box protein, which yields MTIAAAKTPPVRTERGAPADDRNFDHLHARGRAGLWAFFVAVTVLTIQDFRLPNGGPVSLHLVRLVEFLLIGAGAEVNRRRPPPRPAIAVGVALVSGIYVTSAISGYLRNDAQTQLVTDLAIAFATATTMPWGPWWQLITLLAAGLSAAVAWLLVYGTFGNVSVHLLTGIAIAYLVSIYIAYQLQHYRAERDDAEGALRASEERFRALIERGSDTITIVDAVGGILYESPSIERVLGYRPEELIGRPVLDYIHPDDVARVRSLVLGARETASMECRSRRKDGTWCDIEAVARNLLDYPAVRGIVINWRDVGERKRAEHERAVYMRDLAEARDTALAATRAKSDFLANTSHEIRSPMHVFIGMTDMALDTNLEPEAREYLGRARSAAVALLAIINDILDLSKIEAGKLEIERGPLDVGATIREIVHLLEPSAAAKGLALACRVDAGLHRELAGDAGRLRQVLTNLVGNAIKFTERGQVAIEARAVRETPSHVAVLFAVHDTGIGIAPERQTAVFESFTQADGSTTRKYGGTGLGLTISRRLVELMGGELRLESTVGRGSTLSFTLDLTRGSGAKDAVSVAARSAASAA from the coding sequence ATGACGATCGCCGCAGCGAAGACGCCACCCGTCCGAACCGAACGGGGCGCGCCGGCGGACGACCGGAACTTCGATCATCTCCACGCTCGCGGACGCGCCGGTCTCTGGGCCTTCTTCGTCGCGGTCACGGTCCTGACCATACAGGACTTCCGGCTGCCGAACGGCGGACCCGTATCCTTGCATCTCGTCCGTCTCGTCGAGTTCCTGCTCATTGGCGCCGGCGCAGAAGTGAACCGACGGCGCCCGCCTCCCCGCCCCGCCATCGCGGTGGGTGTCGCCCTCGTCAGCGGCATCTACGTCACCTCCGCGATCAGCGGCTATCTCCGCAACGACGCCCAGACTCAGCTCGTCACCGATCTCGCAATCGCGTTCGCGACGGCGACGACCATGCCGTGGGGCCCCTGGTGGCAGCTGATCACACTCCTGGCGGCGGGTCTCTCCGCCGCCGTCGCGTGGCTCCTGGTCTACGGCACGTTCGGCAACGTGAGCGTCCATCTGCTGACCGGGATCGCCATCGCGTACCTCGTGTCGATCTACATCGCGTATCAGCTGCAGCACTACCGCGCCGAGCGAGACGACGCCGAGGGTGCGCTGCGGGCCAGCGAGGAGCGCTTCCGGGCGCTCATCGAACGGGGCTCGGATACCATCACGATCGTCGATGCCGTCGGCGGCATCCTCTACGAGAGCCCATCGATCGAGCGCGTGCTCGGCTACCGACCGGAAGAGCTGATCGGCCGCCCTGTGCTCGATTATATCCATCCCGACGACGTCGCACGCGTTCGCTCACTTGTGCTCGGTGCCCGCGAGACGGCCTCGATGGAGTGTCGCTCCCGGCGCAAGGACGGCACGTGGTGCGACATCGAGGCCGTCGCGAGAAATCTCCTCGACTACCCCGCCGTGCGCGGCATCGTCATCAACTGGCGCGACGTCGGCGAGCGCAAGCGCGCCGAGCACGAGCGGGCCGTCTACATGCGCGATCTCGCGGAGGCGCGCGATACGGCGCTGGCGGCGACTCGGGCGAAGTCGGACTTCCTCGCGAACACGAGCCACGAGATCCGGTCGCCCATGCACGTCTTCATCGGCATGACCGACATGGCGCTCGACACGAACCTCGAGCCGGAAGCCCGGGAGTATCTCGGGCGCGCACGTTCCGCCGCCGTGGCACTCCTCGCCATCATCAACGACATCCTCGATCTCTCGAAGATCGAGGCAGGCAAGCTCGAGATCGAGCGCGGCCCGCTGGATGTCGGCGCAACGATCCGCGAGATCGTCCACCTGCTCGAGCCCTCCGCCGCCGCGAAGGGTCTCGCGCTCGCCTGCCGTGTCGATGCGGGCCTGCACCGCGAGCTCGCCGGTGACGCGGGTCGGCTCCGGCAGGTGCTCACGAACCTCGTGGGGAACGCGATCAAGTTCACCGAGCGCGGCCAGGTCGCGATCGAGGCCCGCGCAGTGCGCGAGACCCCGTCACACGTCGCCGTTCTCTTCGCGGTGCACGACACCGGCATCGGCATCGCGCCCGAGCGCCAGACGGCCGTGTTCGAGAGCTTCACCCAAGCCGACGGCAGCACGACACGGAAGTACGGCGGAACGGGTCTCGGACTCACGATCTCGCGCCGGCTGGTAGAGCTGATGGGCGGTGAGCTCCGACTGGAGAGCACGGTGGGCCGGGGCAGCACGTTGTCGTTCACCCTGGATCTCACCCGCGGGTCCGGGGCGAAGGATGCCGTCTCGGTCGCGGCGCGGTCTGCGGCGTCGGCCGCCTAG